One Streptomyces sp. R28 DNA window includes the following coding sequences:
- a CDS encoding CoA-acylating methylmalonate-semialdehyde dehydrogenase — protein MKTITHWIDGKPVEGGSGRFAPVYNPATGAQEKQVAFATVDEVDAAVASAKAAFESWGESSLAKRTAILFKYRELLDAHRDEIAELITAEHGKVHSDALGEVARGLEIVELACGISVQLKGELSTQVSSRVDVASIRQPLGVVAGITPFNFPAMVPMWMFPLAIACGNTFVLKPSEKDPSASYRLAELASEAGLPDGVLNVVQGDKVAVDRLLEHPDIEAVSFVGSTPIAKYIQLKAVEHGKRVQALGGAKNHMLVLPDADLDFAADQAINAAYGSAGERCMAVSVVVAVGDTGDELVGKIAERAKNLRIGPGNDPASEMGPLITREHRDKVASYVASAAEQGAEVVVDGTGYSVEGHEDGFFLGVSLLDRVPLTADAYRDEIFGPVLAVVRAQTYEEAIKLINDSRWGNGTAIFTRDGGAARRFQLEVKAGMVGVNVPIPVPVGYHSFGGWKDSLFGDLHIYGNDGIAFYTQGKVITTRWPDPSDGGINLGFPSNS, from the coding sequence ATGAAGACCATCACCCACTGGATCGACGGCAAGCCCGTGGAGGGCGGCTCCGGCCGCTTCGCCCCCGTCTACAACCCGGCCACCGGCGCCCAGGAGAAGCAGGTCGCCTTCGCGACCGTCGACGAGGTGGACGCCGCCGTCGCCTCCGCCAAGGCAGCGTTCGAGAGCTGGGGGGAGTCCTCCCTGGCCAAGCGCACGGCGATCCTGTTCAAGTACCGGGAGCTGCTCGACGCGCACCGCGACGAGATCGCCGAGCTGATCACCGCCGAGCACGGCAAGGTGCACTCCGACGCCCTCGGTGAGGTGGCGCGCGGACTGGAGATCGTGGAGCTGGCCTGCGGGATCTCCGTGCAGCTGAAGGGCGAGCTGTCGACGCAGGTGTCCAGCCGGGTGGACGTGGCCTCGATCCGGCAGCCGCTGGGCGTGGTCGCGGGCATCACGCCGTTCAACTTCCCGGCCATGGTGCCGATGTGGATGTTCCCGCTGGCCATCGCGTGCGGCAACACCTTCGTGCTGAAGCCGAGCGAGAAGGACCCGTCGGCGTCGTACCGGCTCGCCGAGCTGGCCTCCGAGGCCGGGCTGCCGGACGGAGTGCTGAACGTCGTGCAGGGCGACAAGGTGGCCGTGGACCGGCTCCTGGAACACCCGGACATCGAGGCGGTCTCCTTCGTCGGCTCGACCCCGATCGCGAAGTACATCCAGCTCAAGGCAGTTGAGCACGGCAAGCGCGTGCAGGCCCTGGGCGGCGCCAAGAACCACATGCTGGTCCTGCCCGACGCCGACCTGGACTTCGCCGCCGACCAGGCCATCAACGCCGCGTACGGCTCGGCGGGCGAGCGCTGCATGGCGGTGTCCGTCGTGGTCGCGGTCGGCGACACGGGCGACGAACTGGTCGGCAAGATCGCCGAGCGCGCGAAGAACCTGCGAATCGGCCCCGGCAACGACCCCGCGTCCGAGATGGGCCCGCTGATCACCCGCGAGCACCGCGACAAGGTCGCCTCGTACGTCGCGAGCGCCGCCGAGCAGGGCGCCGAGGTCGTCGTGGACGGCACCGGTTACTCGGTGGAGGGCCACGAGGACGGCTTCTTCCTCGGTGTCTCGCTGCTGGACCGGGTGCCGCTGACGGCGGACGCGTACCGGGACGAGATCTTCGGCCCGGTGCTGGCGGTGGTCCGCGCGCAGACGTACGAAGAGGCCATCAAGCTCATCAACGACTCCCGTTGGGGCAACGGCACCGCGATCTTCACCCGGGACGGCGGCGCCGCCCGACGCTTCCAGCTGGAGGTCAAGGCGGGCATGGTCGGCGTGAACGTGCCGATCCCGGTGCCGGTCGGCTACCACTCCTTCGGTGGCTGGAAGGACTCGCTCTTCGGTGACCTGCACATCTACGGCAACGACGGCATCGCCTTCTACACCCAGGGGAAGGTGATCACGACGCGCTGGCCGGACCCCTCCGACGGTGGTATCAACCTCGGTTTCCCCAGCAACTCCTGA
- the iolD gene encoding 3D-(3,5/4)-trihydroxycyclohexane-1,2-dione acylhydrolase (decyclizing) yields the protein MSQSTVRLTVAQALVRFLSAQYTERDGVRHRLIAGTWGIFGHGNVAGIGQALVQAGEDVMPYHQGRNEQSMVHAAVGYARQLGRLSAQAVTTSIGPGATNLVTGAALATINRLPVLLLPGDYFASHAPDPLLQQLEHPTEADVSVNDTLRPVSKYFDRITRPEALIPSALNAMRVLADPAETGAVTLALPQDVQAEAYDWPQEFFADRVWYVRRPAPDPVELTAAVEAIRAAERPLIVAGGGVHHSEAEPALKAFVEATGIPVASTQAGKGSLRHDHPADLGGIGHTGTSVSDDIARAADLVIGVGTRYTDFTTASGTLFQNPDVRFLNLNITGFDAHKLAARTLVCDARAGLTALTEALSGHRVDAAYEAEYGAGKERWDAVVEAAYRADDESAVPTQTQVLGALDAVVGDDDVVINAAGSLPGDLHKLWRSRSPRQYHLEYGYSCMGYEIPAGIGVQQAAPDTAVWSLVGDGTYLMMPTEIVTAVQEGLPVNIVLIQNHGYASIGGLSNEVGGERFGTDYRYRAADGTFSGAPLPVDLAANAASLGMDVLRAKTVGELREALAAARASERPTCVYVETDITNPTAPGAEAWWDVPVAEVASREAAVEARERYDQHVTDRRRHL from the coding sequence ATGAGCCAGTCCACCGTCCGCCTGACCGTCGCCCAGGCGCTGGTGCGGTTCCTGTCCGCCCAGTACACCGAGCGCGACGGCGTACGGCACCGGCTGATCGCCGGCACCTGGGGCATCTTCGGCCACGGCAACGTGGCCGGCATCGGCCAGGCCCTCGTCCAGGCGGGCGAGGACGTCATGCCGTACCACCAGGGCCGCAACGAGCAGTCCATGGTGCACGCGGCCGTCGGCTACGCCCGTCAGCTGGGCCGCCTCTCCGCGCAGGCGGTGACCACGTCGATCGGTCCGGGCGCGACGAACCTCGTCACCGGTGCCGCCCTGGCCACGATCAACCGCCTGCCCGTCCTCCTCCTCCCCGGCGACTACTTCGCCTCACACGCCCCCGACCCGCTGCTCCAGCAGCTGGAGCACCCGACCGAGGCGGACGTGTCGGTCAACGACACCCTGCGCCCGGTGTCGAAGTACTTCGACCGGATCACCCGCCCCGAGGCCCTGATCCCGTCCGCGCTGAACGCCATGCGTGTGCTCGCCGACCCGGCCGAGACCGGCGCGGTCACGCTGGCGCTCCCGCAGGACGTCCAGGCGGAGGCGTACGACTGGCCTCAGGAGTTCTTCGCCGACCGCGTCTGGTACGTACGGCGCCCCGCGCCCGACCCGGTCGAGCTGACGGCGGCCGTCGAGGCGATCCGGGCCGCCGAGCGTCCGCTGATCGTCGCGGGCGGCGGCGTCCACCACAGCGAGGCCGAGCCCGCGCTGAAGGCCTTCGTCGAGGCCACCGGCATCCCGGTCGCCTCGACCCAGGCCGGCAAGGGCTCGCTGCGCCACGACCACCCCGCCGACCTCGGCGGCATCGGACACACCGGCACCTCGGTCAGCGACGACATCGCCCGCGCGGCCGACCTGGTGATCGGCGTGGGCACGCGATACACCGACTTCACCACCGCCTCCGGCACGCTCTTCCAGAACCCGGACGTGCGCTTCCTGAACCTCAACATCACCGGCTTCGACGCGCACAAGCTGGCCGCGCGGACGCTGGTCTGCGACGCGCGGGCCGGGCTCACGGCCCTCACGGAGGCGCTTTCCGGCCACCGGGTGGACGCGGCGTACGAGGCCGAGTACGGCGCCGGCAAGGAGCGTTGGGACGCGGTGGTCGAGGCCGCCTACCGTGCCGACGACGAGAGCGCCGTCCCGACGCAGACCCAGGTGCTGGGCGCGCTGGACGCGGTCGTCGGCGACGACGACGTGGTGATCAACGCGGCCGGTTCACTCCCGGGCGACCTGCACAAGCTGTGGCGGTCCCGCTCGCCGCGCCAGTACCACCTGGAGTACGGCTACTCCTGCATGGGCTACGAGATCCCGGCCGGGATCGGCGTCCAGCAGGCCGCCCCGGACACGGCCGTGTGGTCGCTGGTCGGCGACGGCACCTATCTGATGATGCCGACCGAGATCGTGACCGCCGTCCAGGAGGGGCTGCCGGTCAACATCGTCCTGATCCAGAACCACGGCTACGCCTCGATCGGCGGGCTGTCGAACGAGGTCGGCGGCGAGCGCTTCGGCACCGACTACCGCTACCGGGCCGCCGACGGCACCTTCAGCGGCGCCCCGCTCCCGGTCGACCTCGCCGCCAACGCGGCCAGCCTCGGCATGGACGTGCTGCGCGCCAAGACGGTGGGCGAGCTGCGCGAGGCACTGGCCGCGGCGCGTGCCTCCGAGCGGCCGACGTGCGTGTACGTCGAGACCGACATCACCAACCCGACCGCGCCGGGCGCCGAGGCCTGGTGGGACGTGCCCGTGGCCGAGGTCGCCTCGCGCGAGGCCGCCGTCGAAGCCCGCGAACGGTACGACCAACACGTCACCGACCGCCGCCGCCACCTCTGA
- the iolB gene encoding 5-deoxy-glucuronate isomerase gives MTYHLPAGKALGGPYVVDVTPEKAGWGYSSLRILELPPGGSHSFDTGDSEWIVLPLSGGCTVDSADDFGHDEFRLTGRESVFSGVSDFAYVPRDARTTVSSTGGGRFALTGARCSRRLPARYGPASSVPVELRGTGNSSRQVNNFGAAGVFECDKLIAVEVITPGGNWSSFPPHKHDEHRPGEESVLEEIYYFEFADHEGTPGLGYQRVSPSGHGRNTDVLAEVRGGDVVLIPDGWHGPSMAVPGHHMYYLNVMAGPEADRAWLICDHPDHAWVRGTWPDQPVDPRLPLYTAPSQ, from the coding sequence ATGACCTATCACCTTCCCGCGGGAAAGGCGCTCGGCGGCCCGTACGTCGTGGACGTCACGCCCGAGAAGGCCGGCTGGGGCTACTCCAGCCTGCGGATCCTGGAGCTGCCACCCGGCGGCTCGCACAGCTTCGACACCGGCGACAGCGAGTGGATCGTCCTGCCGCTGAGCGGCGGCTGCACGGTCGACAGCGCCGACGACTTCGGCCACGACGAGTTCCGGCTCACCGGCCGTGAGAGCGTGTTCAGCGGCGTGAGCGACTTCGCGTACGTGCCGCGCGATGCCCGTACGACCGTCTCGTCCACCGGCGGCGGACGGTTCGCGCTGACCGGCGCGCGCTGCTCCCGGCGCCTGCCCGCCCGGTACGGGCCGGCCTCGTCGGTGCCGGTGGAGCTGCGCGGCACGGGCAACTCCTCCCGCCAGGTGAACAACTTCGGCGCGGCAGGCGTCTTCGAGTGCGACAAGCTCATCGCGGTCGAGGTCATCACCCCGGGCGGCAACTGGTCGTCCTTCCCGCCGCACAAGCACGACGAGCACCGGCCCGGCGAGGAGTCGGTGCTGGAAGAGATCTACTACTTCGAGTTCGCCGACCACGAGGGCACCCCCGGCCTCGGCTACCAGCGTGTCTCCCCGTCCGGACACGGTCGCAACACCGACGTCCTGGCGGAGGTCCGCGGCGGCGACGTCGTACTGATCCCCGACGGCTGGCACGGGCCCTCCATGGCCGTGCCGGGGCACCACATGTACTACCTCAACGTCATGGCCGGCCCCGAGGCCGACCGCGCCTGGCTGATCTGCGACCACCCCGACCACGCCTGGGTCCGCGGCACCTGGCCGGACCAGCCCGTCGACCCCCGTCTGCCCCTCTACACCGCTCCATCTCAGTGA
- a CDS encoding deoxyribose-phosphate aldolase, translating into MSMTIPDLTAVRARHPEAIAEAAARRVRRPLIGDSGRMMIVAADHPARGALGVGDRRLAMANRADLLERLCIALSRPGVDGVLATADILEDLLLLGVLDDKVVMGSMNRGGLAGASFEMDDRFTGHRAEDIARLRFDAGKLLVRIDYEDAGSLTTLETTARAIDDMAARQLPLFVEPFISRRIDGQVRNDLSAEAVIKSIAIASGLGGTSAYTWLKLPVTHDPDDMAEVLDTSTLPVVLLGGEVGDDQEGAYERWRKALRLPTVQGMVVGRSLLYPAEGSVETAVDTAVGLL; encoded by the coding sequence TTGAGCATGACCATCCCCGACCTCACCGCGGTCAGAGCCCGGCACCCCGAGGCGATCGCGGAAGCCGCCGCCCGCCGGGTGCGCCGCCCGCTGATCGGCGACAGCGGCCGGATGATGATCGTGGCAGCCGACCATCCGGCGCGCGGCGCCCTGGGCGTCGGCGACCGGCGCCTGGCCATGGCCAACAGAGCCGATCTGCTGGAACGTCTCTGCATCGCGCTGTCGCGGCCCGGCGTCGACGGGGTGCTGGCCACCGCCGACATCCTTGAGGACCTGCTGCTCCTCGGCGTCCTCGACGACAAGGTTGTCATGGGCTCCATGAACCGCGGCGGCCTGGCCGGGGCGTCCTTCGAGATGGACGACCGTTTCACCGGCCACCGCGCCGAGGACATCGCCCGGCTGCGCTTCGACGCGGGCAAGCTGCTGGTGCGCATCGACTACGAGGACGCCGGCTCACTGACCACCCTGGAGACCACGGCCCGCGCCATCGACGACATGGCCGCGCGGCAACTCCCGCTGTTCGTCGAGCCGTTCATCTCCCGGCGGATCGACGGCCAGGTGCGCAACGACCTGTCCGCCGAGGCCGTCATCAAGTCGATCGCCATCGCGTCGGGCCTCGGCGGCACCTCGGCGTACACCTGGCTGAAACTGCCCGTTACCCATGACCCCGACGACATGGCCGAAGTTCTCGATACGTCCACGCTGCCCGTCGTCCTCCTCGGCGGTGAGGTCGGGGACGACCAGGAGGGGGCGTACGAGCGCTGGCGCAAGGCGCTCAGGCTCCCCACCGTGCAGGGCATGGTCGTCGGCCGCTCGCTGCTCTACCCGGCCGAGGGCAGCGTGGAGACGGCGGTGGACACGGCCGTCGGCCTGTTGTGA
- the iolC gene encoding 5-dehydro-2-deoxygluconokinase, with translation MAESAKSFDLITMGRIGVDLYPLQSGLPLTQVETFGKFLGGSAANVAVAAARLGRTTAVITRTGDDPFGAYLHEALKDFGVDDRWVTPVAAYPTPVTFCEIFPPDDFPLYFYRQPKAPDLEIHSDELDYWAIRSARVFWITGTGLSEEPSRSATLAALKARDKAGTTVFDLDWRPMFWRDPEEARPYYAEALRHVTVAVGNLDECEIATGVREPRACAEALLEAGVELAVVKQGPKGVLAVHRDGTEAEVPPVPVEVVNGLGAGDAFGGSLVHGLLSGWELATTMRYANAAGALVASRLACSSAMPTESEVVSLLAQAS, from the coding sequence ATGGCCGAGTCAGCCAAGTCCTTCGACTTGATCACGATGGGAAGGATAGGAGTCGATCTCTACCCCCTGCAGTCTGGGCTACCTCTGACGCAGGTGGAGACGTTCGGCAAATTCCTCGGAGGCTCCGCCGCGAACGTCGCGGTCGCCGCCGCTCGGCTCGGTCGTACCACCGCCGTGATCACCCGCACCGGCGACGACCCGTTCGGCGCCTACCTGCACGAGGCCCTCAAGGACTTCGGCGTCGACGACCGCTGGGTGACGCCCGTCGCGGCGTACCCGACGCCGGTGACGTTCTGCGAGATCTTCCCGCCGGACGACTTCCCGCTGTACTTCTACCGGCAGCCTAAGGCCCCTGACCTGGAGATACATTCCGACGAGCTGGACTACTGGGCCATCCGATCGGCCCGCGTCTTCTGGATCACCGGCACCGGGCTGAGCGAGGAACCGAGCCGCTCGGCCACCCTGGCCGCCCTCAAGGCGCGCGACAAGGCGGGCACGACGGTCTTTGACCTCGACTGGCGGCCCATGTTCTGGCGGGACCCCGAAGAGGCCCGCCCGTACTACGCCGAGGCACTGCGGCACGTCACCGTCGCGGTCGGCAACCTCGACGAGTGCGAGATCGCCACCGGCGTGCGCGAACCGCGCGCCTGCGCCGAGGCGCTGCTGGAGGCCGGCGTCGAACTGGCGGTGGTCAAGCAGGGCCCCAAGGGCGTGCTGGCGGTGCACCGCGACGGCACCGAGGCCGAGGTGCCGCCGGTGCCGGTCGAGGTGGTCAACGGCCTCGGCGCCGGCGACGCCTTCGGCGGCTCGCTGGTCCACGGGCTGCTGTCCGGCTGGGAACTGGCCACCACCATGCGGTACGCCAACGCCGCCGGCGCCCTCGTCGCCTCCCGCCTCGCCTGCTCCTCCGCGATGCCCACCGAGTCCGAGGTCGTGAGCCTCCTCGCGCAGGCGTCGTGA
- a CDS encoding sugar ABC transporter substrate-binding protein: MDRYYPRSRKLAPMVAMAAAAALTLAGCSSSSGGKQAEEGGENASAGKATTPRMTVALVTHQSAGDTFWDIVRKGAEVAAAKDNVKLIYSNDPNAGNQANLVQNAIDQKVDGIAITLAKPDAMKDVVSKAKAAGIPVVGLNSGVSEWQKLGLMEFFGQDETVAGEALGKRLNEAGAKKAVCVIQEQGNIGLEQRCAGVKKTFEGDVENLNVNGTDMPSVKSTITAKLKTDSDIDYVVALGAPYALTAAQSVDESGSKAKVATFDLNNQLTGAIKKGDIEFAVDQQPYLQGYLAIDSLWLYKNNGNYMGGGEAPVLTGPAFVDKTNVETIDKFAAKGTR, encoded by the coding sequence ATGGACCGCTACTACCCCCGCTCCCGCAAGCTGGCCCCTATGGTGGCCATGGCTGCCGCGGCTGCGCTGACCCTCGCAGGCTGCTCCAGCAGCTCCGGTGGCAAGCAGGCCGAGGAGGGTGGGGAGAACGCTTCCGCGGGCAAGGCCACCACTCCCCGTATGACCGTCGCCCTGGTCACGCACCAGTCGGCCGGTGACACCTTCTGGGACATCGTCCGCAAGGGAGCCGAGGTCGCTGCCGCCAAGGACAACGTCAAGCTGATCTACTCGAACGACCCGAACGCCGGCAACCAGGCCAACCTGGTCCAGAACGCGATCGACCAGAAGGTCGACGGCATCGCGATCACCCTCGCCAAGCCCGACGCCATGAAGGACGTCGTCAGCAAGGCGAAGGCCGCCGGCATACCCGTGGTCGGCCTCAACTCCGGTGTGAGCGAGTGGCAGAAGCTCGGCCTGATGGAGTTCTTCGGCCAGGACGAGACCGTCGCGGGCGAGGCGCTCGGCAAGCGCCTGAACGAGGCCGGCGCCAAGAAGGCCGTCTGTGTCATCCAGGAGCAGGGCAACATCGGCCTGGAGCAGCGCTGTGCGGGTGTGAAGAAGACCTTCGAGGGTGACGTCGAGAACCTGAACGTCAACGGCACCGACATGCCGTCCGTGAAGTCGACGATCACCGCGAAGCTCAAGACGGACAGCGACATCGACTACGTCGTCGCCCTCGGCGCCCCGTACGCGCTGACGGCCGCGCAGTCCGTCGACGAGTCGGGCAGCAAGGCGAAGGTCGCCACGTTCGACCTCAACAACCAGCTGACCGGCGCGATCAAGAAGGGCGACATCGAGTTCGCCGTCGACCAGCAGCCCTACCTCCAGGGCTACCTGGCGATCGACTCCCTGTGGCTCTACAAGAACAACGGCAACTACATGGGCGGCGGCGAGGCACCGGTGCTGACCGGACCTGCCTTCGTCGACAAGACGAATGTCGAGACGATCGACAAGTTCGCCGCGAAGGGCACTCGGTGA